In Brevibacillus brevis, a genomic segment contains:
- a CDS encoding ATP-binding cassette domain-containing protein yields MLTVSIQKRLPDFVLDVTFSVAQEIAVLFGPSGSGKTTILSSIAGLVHPDAGQIRLGERIFFEQGKKPMPVQMRKIGYLFQDYALFPHMTALQNIRYGMTQGQEEELSELIDTVGIGHVLEKYPHQLSGGQKQRVALVRALATKPDILLLDEPLSALDADTRRQCQDELLRLHAMWNIPFLLVTHDRDEAEKLADVILLIEHGKIQKSHEPASLSR; encoded by the coding sequence ATGCTTACGGTTTCGATTCAAAAGAGATTGCCTGACTTTGTTCTGGACGTCACCTTCTCTGTCGCACAGGAGATCGCCGTTCTGTTCGGTCCCTCCGGCTCCGGAAAGACGACGATCCTAAGCAGCATCGCCGGGTTGGTCCACCCCGACGCCGGACAGATCAGGCTGGGGGAGCGAATCTTTTTCGAGCAAGGCAAAAAGCCGATGCCCGTGCAAATGCGCAAGATCGGCTATCTGTTTCAGGACTATGCCCTTTTTCCTCACATGACCGCCCTGCAAAACATTCGATACGGGATGACACAGGGGCAGGAAGAAGAGCTGTCGGAGCTGATCGACACTGTCGGTATCGGCCATGTTCTGGAAAAATACCCTCACCAGCTGTCGGGCGGACAGAAGCAGCGTGTCGCGCTCGTACGGGCATTGGCCACCAAACCCGACATTCTTCTCCTCGATGAGCCTCTCTCGGCTCTGGATGCGGACACCAGGCGGCAATGCCAGGATGAATTGCTCCGGCTCCACGCCATGTGGAACATCCCCTTCCTCCTCGTCACCCACGACCGCGACGAAGCAGAAAAGCTGGCAGATGTCATCCTCCTGATCGAACACGGAAAGATTCAAAAAAGCCATGAGCCTGCATCCCTCTCCCGCTGA
- the modB gene encoding molybdate ABC transporter permease subunit, with amino-acid sequence MIDTNLTPLLLSLKVAAVSTSLVFVAGLLLARLMTQRDFFGKNLLESFFLLPLVLPPTVVGFGLLFLFGKNGFLGRLLSDWFGIQVVFTLTGAVIASVVVSFPLMYQSAVAAFTSIDRKLEDAARTLGASEWRLFWTVAFPLAWPGLLAGFVLSFARGLGEFGATLMLAGYIPGKTDTIPVAIYFAVEAGQMEKAFFWVIIIVSLGMGTTFWLNWWSKRNISRYAQLK; translated from the coding sequence TTGATCGATACCAATCTCACACCCTTACTCCTTTCCTTGAAAGTCGCAGCGGTTTCCACCTCCCTCGTCTTTGTGGCCGGCCTCTTGCTGGCCAGGCTCATGACGCAGCGCGATTTCTTCGGCAAAAACCTGCTGGAGTCATTCTTTTTGCTACCGCTCGTGCTTCCGCCTACGGTAGTCGGATTCGGGCTGCTGTTTTTGTTCGGTAAGAACGGTTTTCTCGGACGGCTTCTGTCCGACTGGTTTGGCATACAAGTTGTCTTTACTTTGACCGGGGCGGTGATCGCCTCTGTCGTCGTCTCCTTCCCTTTGATGTATCAAAGCGCGGTGGCAGCCTTCACCAGCATCGATCGCAAGCTGGAGGACGCCGCCCGCACCTTGGGCGCATCCGAGTGGCGGCTGTTTTGGACAGTCGCCTTTCCCTTGGCCTGGCCGGGTCTCCTCGCCGGATTCGTTCTCTCTTTTGCCCGGGGTTTGGGCGAGTTCGGCGCCACCCTCATGCTGGCTGGTTATATCCCGGGCAAGACGGATACCATTCCCGTCGCGATCTACTTCGCAGTGGAAGCCGGCCAGATGGAGAAGGCCTTTTTTTGGGTGATCATCATCGTTTCGCTTGGCATGGGTACGACCTTCTGGCTGAACTGGTGGAGCAAGCGAAACATCAGCCGGTACGCCCAGCTAAAATAA
- the modA gene encoding molybdate ABC transporter substrate-binding protein, translating into MKKQWLALCTSLGLLLTACSGSPASPGQASPPPAQTEKTEIMVSAAASLTDALGELKPAFEADNPGITVTFTFGSSGKLAQQIGQGAPSDVFLSASAKDMDGLAEKQLIAPDTRQDFAKNELVLIANASSSIQLDSFEKLADPSLAHIAVGEPTAVPAGRYAKEVMDALKLGDALKDRLVYGSDVRQVLTYVESGNADVGIVYASDAAIAKDVKILATSKPEWHKPIVYPGAVVAASTHADAAKAFLSYLTTDKGKATLEKYGFKQ; encoded by the coding sequence ATGAAAAAGCAATGGTTGGCGTTATGTACTTCACTAGGGCTTTTGCTTACCGCGTGCTCGGGCTCCCCTGCCTCACCCGGACAGGCTTCCCCTCCGCCCGCCCAGACGGAAAAAACCGAGATCATGGTCTCGGCAGCTGCCAGCCTGACAGATGCACTAGGCGAGTTGAAGCCGGCCTTTGAAGCGGACAACCCTGGCATCACGGTTACATTTACCTTCGGAAGTTCCGGAAAATTGGCACAGCAGATTGGACAAGGAGCGCCTTCTGACGTCTTTTTGTCTGCCAGCGCCAAAGATATGGACGGCCTGGCAGAAAAGCAGCTGATTGCCCCAGATACGCGCCAGGATTTCGCCAAAAACGAGCTCGTGCTGATCGCAAACGCATCGAGTTCCATCCAGCTCGATTCCTTTGAAAAGCTGGCGGATCCTTCGCTTGCGCATATCGCCGTAGGTGAACCGACAGCCGTGCCCGCCGGCCGGTATGCGAAAGAGGTCATGGACGCGCTGAAGCTAGGGGACGCCCTGAAAGATCGGCTCGTGTACGGAAGCGACGTCCGGCAAGTACTGACTTACGTGGAGTCCGGAAACGCGGATGTCGGCATCGTTTATGCCAGCGATGCCGCTATCGCCAAAGATGTCAAGATTTTGGCCACCTCCAAGCCGGAGTGGCACAAGCCGATCGTCTATCCAGGGGCTGTCGTGGCCGCCTCCACACATGCCGATGCGGCAAAAGCCTTTCTTTCCTACTTGACAACGGACAAAGGAAAGGCGACTTTAGAAAAGTACGGATTCAAACAATAA
- a CDS encoding helix-turn-helix transcriptional regulator: MSNENSYTTEEIAKLLRISKLTVYDLIKKGELPAYRVGRQMRVDASDLEAYKARAKSGYKPFSAAGSQAQPSISQMPPFGQAKATRDIIISGQDVSLDMLASHLRKRDEFFRPLRSYVGSMNSLIAMYNGEADVVSTHLYDGETGEYNLSYVRSVLSGHRYIIINLLARWAGFYVQKGNPKGIHRWADLPKTGARMVNREIGSGARTLIEEGFRLHGIKGSDVAGYEREEANHLAVAGAVARKEADVGIGIERAARMVDVDFVPLVKERYDLVVLKKQENEKLIALLLEILRSELFQKELGAIGGYDLSQTGQIIYETW, encoded by the coding sequence ATGAGCAACGAAAATTCTTACACAACAGAAGAAATTGCCAAGCTGTTGCGGATTTCCAAGCTGACCGTTTACGACTTGATCAAAAAAGGAGAACTGCCCGCCTACAGGGTGGGGAGACAAATGCGGGTGGACGCGAGCGATCTTGAAGCGTACAAGGCGCGTGCAAAAAGCGGCTACAAGCCATTTTCCGCGGCTGGCTCCCAAGCACAGCCATCGATCAGCCAGATGCCGCCTTTCGGACAAGCGAAAGCGACGCGGGATATTATCATTAGTGGTCAGGATGTCAGCCTGGACATGCTGGCCTCGCATTTGCGCAAACGTGACGAGTTTTTCCGGCCGCTTCGATCCTACGTCGGGAGCATGAACAGTCTGATCGCCATGTACAACGGCGAAGCGGATGTCGTGAGCACCCACTTGTACGACGGGGAAACGGGTGAGTACAACCTGTCTTATGTGCGCAGCGTTTTGTCCGGGCATCGCTACATTATTATCAATCTGCTCGCGCGCTGGGCAGGGTTTTACGTGCAAAAAGGAAACCCCAAAGGAATTCATAGATGGGCAGACCTTCCGAAAACGGGTGCCCGCATGGTCAATCGGGAGATCGGATCCGGGGCGCGAACCCTGATCGAGGAAGGCTTCCGCTTGCATGGGATCAAAGGGAGCGACGTGGCGGGCTACGAGCGGGAAGAGGCAAATCATCTCGCGGTTGCAGGGGCGGTCGCACGCAAGGAAGCGGACGTGGGAATCGGAATCGAGAGGGCAGCCCGCATGGTGGATGTCGACTTCGTACCGCTGGTGAAAGAAAGGTACGATCTCGTGGTTTTGAAAAAGCAGGAAAACGAAAAATTGATCGCCCTCCTATTGGAAATTTTGCGTTCCGAGCTGTTTCAAAAGGAGCTGGGGGCGATCGGAGGGTACGATCTGTCGCAAACGGGCCAAATCATCTACGAGACATGGTAG
- a CDS encoding stalk domain-containing protein, which yields MKKLQRTSLLVCFTILVLFGSAGIVAYWPAISQFLASSAGIPAGSGQTGADPFAYDPPLPSYVKDLHPKYTIQAELHTSEAKITGKMTLEFDNPKTKDLRLYIYDYLWNRMTVKSVRYKDKPLAFDRGSSTVTLANPFGAEVRGALTIEFDNPVPRRGTRFGVKDDIWTLTTWYPMLGAQNQQGKWYDPPLRIDYGDPFVYHYADYDVSFISPQGYNWVSSWGRGTTTALDGNRQQVRYQGNKLLNFALVGSPLYHIETVKLGPNLAVDIASVDKGNIERIKTIAESAFPTYADWYGPLPYPHVAIAETSTGTTYAMEYANMAIFKRDMYQRNLIDHWLPHEIAHLWWYNSVATLEASHGWLDEGLVEISVFHYLQNRYDNQSAATLLDEYRRDGQRLMGRYPDGKLDKPLQKFATEEEFHWTWYSRGALLFDNLRRQIGDEAYKGFLHRVQQNYHGSVIGAEHLDQALGQTLQGEAVYFRKYTQASNATAFGPVQLEPYVTTIINGMSFYPQIPARVMNGTAYIPLRDVGEHMGMRVEWSKEKQMIRVAGNGREIYVKEGDPFAIADGKRLDLGHSVLSVKDRVLVPMSFFHQAIGLETEYDAAKRTVKIMTRKAGKAAE from the coding sequence ATGAAAAAACTTCAAAGAACAAGTTTGTTGGTATGTTTCACCATTTTGGTCTTGTTTGGCTCTGCAGGAATTGTCGCTTACTGGCCGGCGATCTCCCAGTTTTTGGCCAGCTCTGCAGGTATTCCTGCCGGATCGGGGCAGACGGGGGCAGATCCGTTTGCGTACGACCCGCCGCTGCCATCCTACGTGAAAGACTTGCATCCCAAATACACGATACAAGCAGAACTGCATACGTCGGAAGCGAAGATCACAGGGAAGATGACTCTGGAGTTCGACAATCCGAAGACGAAAGATCTGCGACTGTACATATACGATTACCTGTGGAACCGAATGACGGTAAAATCTGTTCGCTACAAAGACAAGCCGCTTGCTTTCGACCGCGGCTCCTCGACGGTGACATTGGCCAACCCATTCGGGGCGGAAGTCCGGGGAGCGCTTACCATCGAATTTGACAATCCGGTTCCGCGCAGAGGAACAAGGTTTGGCGTAAAGGACGACATTTGGACGCTAACGACCTGGTATCCCATGCTGGGAGCGCAAAACCAGCAGGGAAAATGGTACGATCCGCCGCTGCGAATCGACTACGGGGACCCGTTTGTTTACCATTACGCCGACTACGATGTCTCGTTTATTTCCCCGCAAGGCTACAACTGGGTAAGCTCGTGGGGGCGGGGGACAACCACGGCATTGGATGGCAATAGGCAGCAGGTCCGGTATCAGGGCAACAAGCTCCTGAACTTCGCCTTGGTAGGAAGTCCGCTGTACCATATCGAAACCGTCAAGCTCGGTCCGAATCTCGCCGTCGACATCGCTTCTGTAGACAAAGGAAACATCGAGCGGATCAAGACCATCGCAGAATCCGCTTTCCCTACGTATGCGGACTGGTACGGCCCGCTGCCGTATCCGCATGTCGCAATCGCGGAGACGAGCACGGGGACGACGTATGCGATGGAGTACGCCAACATGGCAATCTTCAAGCGGGACATGTATCAACGCAATCTGATCGACCATTGGCTGCCGCATGAAATCGCTCATTTGTGGTGGTACAACAGCGTGGCTACACTGGAGGCCTCGCATGGCTGGCTGGATGAAGGATTGGTGGAAATCAGCGTGTTCCACTATCTGCAAAACCGCTACGACAATCAATCCGCTGCGACGCTGCTGGACGAATACAGGCGCGACGGTCAGCGCCTGATGGGGCGTTACCCCGACGGCAAGCTGGACAAGCCGCTTCAAAAGTTTGCGACCGAGGAAGAATTTCACTGGACCTGGTATTCGCGAGGAGCGCTTTTGTTTGACAACCTGCGCCGCCAGATCGGAGACGAGGCCTACAAGGGCTTCCTGCACAGGGTTCAGCAAAACTACCACGGAAGCGTGATTGGCGCCGAGCATCTTGACCAGGCACTGGGACAGACCTTGCAAGGAGAAGCCGTCTACTTCCGCAAGTATACGCAAGCATCGAATGCGACTGCCTTCGGTCCGGTCCAGCTGGAGCCGTACGTGACCACGATTATCAACGGAATGAGCTTTTATCCGCAAATTCCGGCGAGAGTGATGAACGGGACCGCGTACATTCCGCTGCGTGATGTTGGCGAGCACATGGGCATGCGCGTGGAATGGTCCAAGGAGAAACAGATGATCCGCGTGGCGGGGAACGGTCGGGAAATTTACGTCAAGGAAGGAGATCCATTCGCCATCGCGGACGGGAAGCGTTTGGATCTCGGGCATTCCGTTCTCTCGGTAAAAGACCGGGTGCTGGTCCCCATGTCCTTTTTCCATCAGGCAATCGGCTTGGAAACGGAATACGACGCGGCGAAGAGAACCGTCAAAATCATGACGCGCAAGGCAGGAAAGGCGGCGGAATAA
- a CDS encoding shikimate kinase — MKNVVLVGFMGTGKTTIGAALSKELGISQIDLDEFIVKREGCSIPELFAEKGEAYFRDAESNYLEELLAEGPHIVTTGGGVVLRQRNVQAMVTNGTVVALSASEEELIRRLANDTGRPLLAGGVEQRVRTLLAERAGAYDFAPIQIDTTGKSVPQIVEEIVRQLTEIGPGGED, encoded by the coding sequence ATGAAAAACGTGGTGCTGGTAGGATTTATGGGGACGGGCAAGACGACGATCGGTGCAGCCCTGTCAAAGGAACTGGGCATTTCGCAGATCGATCTGGACGAGTTTATCGTCAAGCGGGAAGGGTGCAGCATCCCTGAGCTGTTCGCAGAAAAGGGAGAAGCTTACTTCCGCGATGCGGAGAGCAACTATTTGGAGGAGCTGCTGGCAGAAGGTCCGCACATTGTCACGACAGGCGGCGGCGTGGTCCTTCGCCAGAGAAATGTTCAGGCCATGGTGACGAACGGCACAGTCGTGGCTTTGTCGGCGTCGGAGGAGGAACTGATCAGGCGCCTTGCAAACGACACGGGGAGGCCGCTTTTGGCGGGAGGAGTGGAACAGCGAGTCCGCACGCTTTTAGCGGAGAGGGCCGGCGCCTACGATTTTGCACCCATCCAGATCGATACGACAGGAAAGAGCGTACCGCAAATCGTCGAGGAAATCGTTCGACAGCTGACTGAAATCGGGCCAGGCGGGGAAGACTAG
- a CDS encoding YqzE family protein, with the protein MSFQEYLKYLTRLFVQYMETPKDERRQRKMPRESWSSRWFGAIPMSIRLFLRK; encoded by the coding sequence ATGTCTTTTCAGGAGTATTTGAAATACCTGACCAGGCTGTTTGTCCAGTACATGGAAACCCCGAAAGATGAAAGGCGTCAGCGGAAGATGCCGCGGGAATCCTGGTCATCCCGTTGGTTTGGGGCTATTCCCATGTCGATCAGACTCTTCTTGCGGAAATAA
- a CDS encoding YkuS family protein, which yields MARVAVEKSLSQVSKMLRDNGYDVVDLGNWQQVVDAVVITGQDVNVLGDEKRVTGAPVINAEGMTAGEVFHAVHERLSPMEHR from the coding sequence ATGGCGAGAGTGGCTGTTGAAAAATCGCTGTCCCAAGTAAGCAAAATGCTGCGAGATAATGGATACGACGTCGTCGATCTGGGAAATTGGCAGCAAGTCGTCGATGCGGTTGTGATTACCGGCCAGGATGTGAATGTACTGGGCGATGAAAAAAGAGTCACAGGGGCACCGGTGATCAATGCAGAAGGGATGACGGCTGGAGAGGTTTTCCATGCCGTTCACGAGCGTCTCTCCCCGATGGAGCACCGCTAG
- a CDS encoding YqhG family protein: MQQKQVRQFVERYFASFSAHIVESHPDYMTVKLPVEVDKDIGNRPFYWSWVEKMNIAYQPLVLTFAFHPDRLPEGVRAEYLHLGAGRMQQIFDSAKKHGRFLCMYEQKAGAMSASRRSTPLVPWLGMNLKVSFLCDKRRDILLYLGINLHNPRIVHDFTSFLFRLPLTPAIPDYFYTLDRRITVAEAAKMAEQEVARVLEAEDQSWAMEARARLQEELEILSAYYEELARREPEAADQELEDADASEENPKKETAGQPDEQPSIEATEIEWSDPQPVVEQPKSFDEYRATGGRILDFLRANGIQTTPREEIDQKEWRKSTPDEERQRRMEELKWQYEPRIEVQFINGGLFYLHSAPPIATSKEKTGAKFPGSGRIL; encoded by the coding sequence ATGCAGCAGAAGCAGGTCCGGCAATTTGTGGAGCGCTATTTTGCCTCCTTTTCTGCCCATATCGTCGAGTCGCATCCCGACTATATGACTGTCAAGCTACCGGTCGAGGTCGACAAGGACATCGGCAATCGCCCGTTTTACTGGAGCTGGGTGGAAAAGATGAACATCGCCTACCAGCCGCTCGTGCTGACGTTCGCCTTTCACCCCGACCGGCTTCCGGAAGGTGTGCGAGCGGAATACTTACATCTGGGTGCCGGCCGCATGCAGCAAATCTTTGACTCAGCCAAAAAACACGGGCGCTTTTTGTGCATGTACGAGCAAAAGGCTGGCGCGATGTCTGCTTCCCGGAGATCGACTCCTCTTGTCCCTTGGCTTGGCATGAATCTCAAAGTCTCGTTTCTGTGCGACAAGAGGCGGGACATCCTTCTCTATCTGGGGATCAACCTGCACAACCCCCGCATCGTTCACGACTTTACCTCGTTTTTGTTCCGCCTGCCGCTTACGCCCGCCATTCCGGATTACTTTTACACGCTGGATCGGCGGATAACGGTCGCGGAGGCGGCAAAGATGGCCGAGCAAGAAGTGGCGAGAGTGCTGGAAGCGGAAGACCAGTCATGGGCGATGGAAGCGCGAGCTCGACTGCAGGAAGAGCTCGAGATCCTCTCCGCCTATTACGAGGAGCTGGCCAGACGCGAGCCGGAAGCGGCTGATCAGGAGCTGGAGGATGCCGATGCTTCGGAGGAAAATCCGAAGAAGGAAACCGCCGGGCAACCCGATGAGCAGCCGTCTATCGAAGCAACCGAGATCGAATGGTCCGATCCCCAGCCGGTTGTCGAACAGCCGAAGTCATTTGACGAATATCGGGCTACCGGCGGAAGAATCCTCGACTTTTTGCGTGCGAACGGCATCCAGACGACACCTCGGGAGGAAATCGATCAGAAGGAGTGGCGTAAAAGCACACCGGACGAGGAACGGCAGCGTCGAATGGAGGAATTGAAATGGCAGTACGAGCCGCGAATCGAGGTGCAATTTATCAACGGCGGCTTGTTTTACTTGCATTCCGCCCCGCCGATTGCAACGTCAAAGGAAAAGACCGGGGCCAAATTCCCCGGATCGGGACGAATCCTGTAA
- a CDS encoding SNF2-related protein — protein sequence MPNIPVTFDTGWLEPLAERMQEDGPWDKWELFKLTLEAEEAMAVREFDQLQSLKYLPLLSPFPHQLQTAERVLLDMRGRAILADEVGLGKTIEAGLIMKEYMVRGLAKKILVLVPASLVIQWTKELHQKFGIPAVAQKKEYMWRQHDVVVASIDTAKRDPHRRHVLDIDYDMLIIDEAHKLKNKRTRNYQFVKEIRKKYCLLLTATPIQNEMDELYNLINLLKPGHLGHNTTFSSNYVEGKRQSKNSEKLREEIEKVMIRNKRSDGGIQFTSRRVQSIPIELSPEERELYEGVTRFVREQYHAGMEGIGGFNSLALITLQREVCSSKEAAFMTLYNMYQRTAEDSPIRRQIEELVELIKRIDTHSKAAKTAELIQRINDKVIIFTEYRATQNYLQKYLHDHGITSVPFRGGFKRSKKDWMTDLFQNRAQVLIATEAGGEGINLQFCNQVINYDMPWNPMRVEQRIGRVHRLGQKRDVHIHNLSTVGTIEEHILKLLYEKIDLFEMVIGELDDIVERLNLNQSLEENLIHIIMDSRSSREMALKLDNVGQAIRATRQTNPRKESTLSEAADQ from the coding sequence ATGCCGAATATTCCTGTTACATTCGACACCGGTTGGCTGGAGCCGCTGGCCGAGCGCATGCAGGAGGATGGACCATGGGACAAATGGGAGCTGTTCAAACTGACGCTGGAAGCTGAGGAAGCCATGGCCGTGCGCGAGTTTGACCAGCTGCAGTCTCTGAAGTACCTGCCCCTTTTGTCACCCTTTCCTCATCAACTGCAGACAGCGGAGCGGGTCTTGCTCGACATGCGCGGACGAGCCATTCTCGCGGACGAGGTCGGGCTGGGCAAAACAATCGAGGCCGGTCTCATCATGAAAGAGTATATGGTGCGCGGGCTCGCGAAAAAAATACTCGTGCTGGTACCTGCCTCCCTCGTCATTCAATGGACGAAGGAGCTGCACCAGAAATTCGGCATTCCCGCCGTCGCCCAGAAGAAAGAGTACATGTGGCGGCAGCACGACGTCGTCGTCGCCTCCATCGATACGGCCAAACGAGACCCTCATCGCCGCCATGTGCTCGATATCGACTACGACATGCTGATCATCGACGAAGCCCACAAGCTCAAGAACAAGCGAACCCGCAACTACCAGTTCGTCAAGGAGATCCGCAAGAAATACTGTCTCCTGCTCACGGCCACGCCGATTCAAAATGAGATGGACGAGCTGTACAACCTGATCAATCTGCTGAAGCCAGGCCATCTGGGTCACAACACCACGTTTTCCTCCAATTACGTGGAAGGCAAGCGGCAGTCCAAAAACAGCGAAAAGCTGCGGGAAGAAATCGAAAAAGTGATGATCCGCAACAAGCGCAGCGATGGAGGCATTCAATTCACCAGCCGCCGTGTGCAATCGATCCCGATTGAGCTGTCCCCCGAGGAGCGTGAATTGTATGAGGGCGTGACCCGCTTTGTACGCGAGCAGTACCACGCCGGGATGGAGGGAATAGGCGGCTTCAATTCCCTCGCCCTCATCACGCTGCAGCGGGAGGTGTGCTCGAGCAAAGAAGCGGCATTCATGACTTTATACAATATGTATCAACGCACGGCCGAGGACTCTCCGATACGCAGGCAAATCGAGGAGCTCGTCGAATTGATCAAACGCATTGACACCCACTCCAAGGCAGCCAAGACTGCGGAACTGATCCAGAGAATCAATGACAAGGTGATCATTTTCACCGAGTACCGGGCTACCCAAAACTATTTGCAAAAGTATCTGCACGACCACGGTATCACTTCCGTCCCGTTTCGCGGCGGCTTCAAACGGAGCAAAAAAGATTGGATGACCGATCTGTTCCAAAACCGCGCGCAGGTCCTGATCGCGACGGAAGCCGGCGGCGAGGGGATCAACCTGCAGTTTTGCAACCAGGTGATCAACTATGACATGCCCTGGAATCCCATGCGCGTCGAGCAGCGCATCGGCCGCGTCCACCGACTCGGACAGAAGCGCGACGTCCACATTCACAATTTGTCTACGGTCGGCACGATCGAGGAGCATATCCTGAAGCTGCTCTACGAAAAAATCGATCTGTTTGAAATGGTGATCGGTGAGCTGGACGACATCGTGGAGCGTCTCAACCTCAACCAATCCCTCGAGGAAAACCTGATCCACATCATCATGGATTCACGTTCGTCTCGGGAGATGGCACTGAAGTTGGACAACGTAGGCCAAGCCATCAGGGCCACCCGACAGACGAATCCCCGGAAGGAATCGACGCTGTCGGAAGCAGCTGACCAATAA
- the gcvT gene encoding glycine cleavage system aminomethyltransferase GcvT: MSTLKRTPLFDTYAKYGGKTIDFGGWELPVQFSSIGQEHEAVRTKAGLFDVSHMGEVEVKGENALAYLQHLTTNDVSKLAAYQAQYSVLCYPDGGTVDDLLVYKYADDHYLLVINAGNIDKDYAWLKEHLIPGVTIENISEQTAQLAIQGPLAEKILQKLTTTDLSQIGVFRFQADVLIDGVPTLISRTGYTGEDGFEMYLAADQAAKLWDTLLATGAEDGLLPCGLGARDTLRFEAKLPLYGQELSQTITPIEAGIGFAVKVDKEVPFIGQEVLKAQKENGAPRKLVGIEMIDRGIPRTHYPVYAGDELIGEVTTGTQSPTLKKNVGLALIKSEHAALGTTLEVEIRGKRLKAEVVAAPFYKRPKN, translated from the coding sequence ATGTCCACGTTGAAAAGAACGCCGCTGTTCGATACTTATGCGAAGTACGGCGGGAAAACCATCGACTTCGGAGGCTGGGAGCTGCCTGTCCAGTTTTCCAGCATCGGTCAGGAGCATGAAGCGGTACGGACCAAGGCCGGCTTGTTTGATGTATCGCACATGGGAGAGGTGGAAGTAAAAGGAGAAAACGCGCTCGCCTATCTCCAGCACTTGACCACCAATGACGTGTCGAAGCTGGCGGCCTATCAGGCGCAGTACAGCGTCCTCTGCTATCCGGACGGCGGCACCGTCGACGATCTCCTGGTGTATAAATACGCAGACGATCACTATTTGCTGGTCATAAACGCCGGCAACATCGACAAGGACTACGCGTGGCTAAAGGAACACCTCATCCCGGGTGTCACCATCGAAAACATCTCGGAGCAGACCGCGCAGCTCGCCATTCAGGGCCCGCTCGCGGAAAAAATCCTGCAAAAGCTGACGACGACGGACCTGTCGCAAATCGGCGTCTTCCGCTTTCAGGCAGACGTGCTGATCGACGGAGTGCCGACGCTGATTTCCCGAACCGGATATACCGGTGAAGACGGGTTTGAGATGTACCTCGCTGCCGATCAGGCGGCAAAGCTGTGGGACACTTTGCTTGCAACTGGCGCGGAGGATGGACTTTTGCCATGTGGTCTGGGCGCGCGCGACACCCTGCGCTTCGAGGCGAAGCTCCCGCTTTACGGCCAAGAGCTGAGCCAGACTATCACGCCGATCGAAGCCGGCATTGGCTTTGCGGTCAAGGTCGACAAGGAAGTGCCGTTCATCGGCCAGGAAGTGCTGAAGGCCCAAAAAGAAAACGGTGCACCGCGCAAGCTCGTCGGGATCGAAATGATCGACCGGGGCATCCCTCGCACGCATTACCCGGTTTACGCGGGAGATGAGCTGATCGGGGAAGTCACGACCGGGACTCAGTCGCCGACGCTGAAAAAGAATGTCGGTCTCGCCCTGATCAAGAGCGAGCATGCCGCTCTCGGTACGACACTCGAAGTGGAAATCCGCGGAAAACGACTCAAAGCAGAGGTAGTTGCCGCTCCTTTCTATAAACGTCCGAAAAACTGA